The following proteins come from a genomic window of Coregonus clupeaformis isolate EN_2021a chromosome 2, ASM2061545v1, whole genome shotgun sequence:
- the LOC121533035 gene encoding E3 ubiquitin-protein transferase RMND5B-like — translation MEQCACVERELEKVLHRFVMYGHQSEERLDELLRSVCELRGQLVTFGVQDADLSVLSQTMAQCCKNIKETVQLLASRHKDIHGSVSKVGKAIDRNFDAEVSAVVAETVWDSPERQKYLSETIVEHLYRQGMLSVAEDLCQESGVVIDMSMKQPFLELNRILEALRMQDLRPALEWAVTNRQRLLDLNSTLEFKLHRLYFISLLNGGITNQLEALQYARHFQPFASQHQRDIQILMGSLVYLRHGIENSPYRSLLETNQWAEICNSFTRDACSLLGLSVESPLSVSFASGCMALPVLMNIKQVIEQRQCSGVWTHKDELPIEIDLGKKCWYHSVFACPILRQQTSESNPPMKLICGHVISRDALNKLTNAGKLKCPYCPMEQNPSDAKQIFF, via the exons ATGGAGCAGTGTGCGTGTGTGGAGCGGGAGCTGGAGAAGGTGCTCCATAGGTTTGTCATGTACGGACACCAGTCAGAGGAACGGCTGGACGAACTACTACGCAGCGTCTGTGAGCTACGGGGACAGCTGGTCACATTCG GGGTACAAGATGCAGATCTGTCGGTGCTGTCTCAGACGATGGCCCAGTGTTGTAAGAACATTAAAGAAACGGTACAGCTGCTGGCCTCCAGACACAAGGACATCCACGGCAGTGTCTCCAAAGTCGGCAAAGCTATCGACAGG AACTTTGATGCAGAGGTGAGTGCAGTAGTGGCAGAGACAGTGTGGGACTCACCTGAGAGACAAAAGTACCTGAGTGAGACCATCGTGGAACACCTGTACAGACAAGGCATGCTGAGCGTGGCAGAGGACCTATGTCAG GAGTCTGGAGTAGTGATTGACATGAGCATGAAGCAGCCGTTCTTGGAACTCAACAGGATCCTGGAGGCCTTAAGGATGCAGGACCTCAGACCAGCACTAGA GTGGGCAGTAACAAACCGGCAGCGCCTGCTGGACCTGAACAGTACCCTGGAGTTCAAGCTGCACCGCCTCTACTTCATCAGCCTGTTAAACGGAGGCATCACCAACCAGCTGGAGGCGCTACAGTACGCCAGGCACTTCCAGCCCTTCGCCTCACAGCACCAGAGAG acATCCAGATCCTCATGGGTAGTCTGGTGTACCTGCGGCACGGCATAGAGAACTCTCCCTACCGCTCGCTGCTAGAGACCAACCAGTGGGCTGAGATCTGTAACAGCTTCACCAGGGACGCCTGCTCTCTGCTGGGGCTTTCTGTAGAGTCACCTCTCAGTGTcag TTTTGCGTCAGGCTGCATGGCTCTGCCAGTCCTGATGAACATCAAACAGGTGATCGAACAGAGACAATGTAGTGGAGTCTGGACACACAAAGACGAGCTGCCT attGAGATAGACCTGGGGAAGAAGTGCTGGTACCACTCTGTGTTCGCCTGTCCCATCCTCAGGCAGCAGACGTCAGAGAGCAACCCTCCCATGAAGCTCATCTGTGGACACGTCATCTCCAGAGATGCCCTCAACAAACTCACCAACGCTGGAAA actgAAATGTCCCTACTGTCCCATGGAGCAGAACCCGTCAGATGCCAAGCAGATCTTCTTTTGA